The following proteins come from a genomic window of Phycodurus eques isolate BA_2022a chromosome 9, UOR_Pequ_1.1, whole genome shotgun sequence:
- the flrt1b gene encoding leucine-rich repeat transmembrane protein FLRT1: MATESLAELRDWLFLLLLCLTFLAEVLELAAAAIALETGEGDGGIVCPSVCRCDEGFVYCNDRGLGLIPPLPLTAAILYLQSNRLSNAGLPPSLERSTSIRVIYLYANQLDEFPVHLPPSLRELHLQDNNIRTLPRSSLAKLPLLERLHLDDNSISTVSIQERAFSGTPRLRLLFLSRNHLSSIPAGLPASLEELRLDDNRINTIPTHAFRGLSSLRRLVLDGNLLANTRIADDTFSRLSNLTELSLVRNALQSPPVNLPSTHLVRLHLQDNGMTHIPRGALDGMRRLQKLDLSGNNLTSLPRGLLKDADSLELLLLRGNPWYCSCGLRWLHAWLHSWGAAVTVRGLTCHGPEAVKGQSLKDLTYLMEQCEGPPAGPATVVVGNPSEKNGEGHDRVGGDGQAVVSVPHGSTTTNSLLVPTQGSLFTLRAKRPGLVLPMPAGGAGHVSRESLELSVKALSSDSVLVSWLCPQPAPSFRLSWMRLGTSAALGSITETLVPGERRQYHLTQLTPRSHYLICLLPLEQETFLGSSMGTGHTGSIETNNKDSAPACAQIETGEAEVNSRGEGSEKDSQDSELSALPLAGIIGGATALVSLLLIFGIFCWYGQRTSYKSGDSNSCNRGRGGKNYDDYVESGTKKDNSILEIRAPPAGFQMTAMAHQPLQPKLEDVTYIHTIFPSSSSSSSSHANGTYRSCQRVGSLNGTILSQTSHHHVTYGTNRGYREGGIPDIDYAYT, encoded by the coding sequence GAACTGGCAGCAGCCGCAATTGCCTTGGAGACGGGTGAAGGAGATGGAGGAATTGTTTGTCCCTCGGTCTGCCGCTGCGATGAGGGTTTTGTCTACTGCAATGACCGCGGACTCGGTCTAATTCCTCCTTTACCGTTGACGGCCGCCATCCTCTACCTGCAAAGCAACCGACTGAGTAATGCCGGCCTGCCTCCATCATTGGAGCGCAGCACTTCCATTCGAGTGATTTACCTGTATGCCAACCAGTTGGATGAGTTCCCTGTACACCTTCCACCTTCATTACGAGAGCTCCATTTGCAGGATAATAACATACGAACGTTACCACGATCATCTCTGGCCAAGTTACCCCTACTGGAGCGTTTACACTTGGATGATAATTCAATATCTACAGTTAGCATCCAGGAGCGTGCTTTTTCTGGGACTCCACGGCTCAGATTGCTGTTTCTCTCTCGGAACCATTTGTCCAGCATCCCTGCAGGCTTGCCTGCATCCTTGGAGGAGCTGCGATTAGACGACAATAGAATCAACACCATCCCCACCCATGCCTTCCGAGGGCTCTCCTCCTTACGACGCTTGGTCCTGGATGGGAATCTGCTGGCAAACACACGGATTGCAGATGACACCTTTTCCCGCCTCTCCAATCTGACAGAGTTGTCACTTGTCCGAAATGCCTTGCAGTCTCCACCAGTCAACCTACCTTCAACTCATCTTGTTCGGCTCCATTTACAGGATAACGGAATGACTCACATACCACGAGGTGCTCTGGACGGAATGCGGCGGCTCCAGAAACTAGACCTATCGGGAAACAATTTGACCAGTCTGCCTCGAGGGCTTCTTAAGGATGCAGATAGTCTAGAGTTGCTGCTGCTACGAGGAAACCCCTGGTACTGTAGTTGCGGCCTTCGCTGGCTCCATGCATGGCTTCATAGCTGGGGGGCTGCTGTTACAGTCAGGGGTTTGACCTGTCATGGACCGGAGGCGGTGAAGGGCCAGTCCCTTAAAGACCTTACCTATCTGATGGAACAGTGTGAAGGACCACCAGCTGGTCCGGCCACTGTAGTTGTGGGGAATccatcagaaaaaaatggagaagGTCATGATCGTGTTGGAGGGGATGGACAAGCTGTGGTCTCAGTTCCCCATGGCAGCACCACCACTAACTCTTTGCTGGTCCCCACACAAGGTTCCCTCTTTACACTGCGAGCTAAGCGGCCAGGTCTAGTTTTGCCTATGCCTGCAGGGGGAGCAGGACATGTATCCAGAGAGTCCCTGGAGCTGAGTGTAAAAGCTCTCTCTTCGGACAGTGTTCTGGTTAGCTGGTTGTGTCCACAGCCGGCACCCTCTTTCCGCCTATCATGGATGAGGTTAGGTACCAGTGCGGCACTCGGTTCCATCACAGAGACTCTAGTTCCTGGAGAGAGAAGGCAGTACCATCTTACCCAACTCACACCGCGCTCGCATTACCTCATTTGCCTGCTGCCATTAGAACAGGAGACCTTTCTCGGCTCCAGCATGGGGACAGGTCACACTGGCAGCATTGAAACGAACAATAAAGATTCTGCTCCAGCCTGTGCTCAGATAGAAACTGGAGAGGCTGAAGTGAACTCCAGGGGAGAGGGGTCAGAAAAGGACTCACAAGACTCTGAGCTATCAGCCTTGCCATTGGCAGGGATCATTGGGGGTGCCACAGCATTAGTAAGCCTACTGCTCATCTTTGGGATTTTTTGCTGGTATGGACAAAGAACAAGTTACAAGTCGGGGGACTCAAATTCATGCAACAGAGGGCGAGGAGGAAAAAATTATGATGACTATGTAGAGTCGGGTACAAAGAAAGACAATTCCATCTTGGAGATCAGAGCCCCTCCTGCAGGGTTTCAGATGACAGCCATGGCTCACCAGCCCCTGCAGCCCAAACTGGAGGATGTCACCTACATCCACACCATTttcccctcttcttcttcttcttcgtcttcccATGCAAATGGGACATACCGGAGCTGCCAAAGAGTCGGCAGCCTCAATGGCACCATCCTTAGCCAAACCAGCCACCATCATGTCACTTACGGTACCAACCGTGGCTACAGAGAGGGGGGCATCCCCGATATAGATTATGCCTACACGTGA